GCCTTAGGTGATGACATCCTGCGGTACTACGGCCTGGGTTGCCGCAACGTAGCCAAGGCTTACGTGCCCGAAGGCTATGATTTCACGCCTTTCTTTGAAGCCCTGGAATACAAGAAAGACGTGGTAGACCACCACAAGTACCGCAACAACTATGACTACAACAAGTCCATTCTGCTGGTGAACGGCGTGCCGCACCTTGACAACGGCTTTTTGATGGTCACGGAAAGCAAGCAGCTGGTCTCTCCTATCTCGGTGCTGTTCTATGAGACGTACGCCAATGACCAGGACCTGCGGGAGAAACTGGCGCAGGTGCAAGAGAAGCTGCAGTGCGTGGTTTCCAAGGAAGGCGTGTGGGAGAAAAGCTTCGCGTTTGGCCAGGCCCAGTGCCCCGCCGTGAGCGACTACGCAGACGGCGTAGATACCTTGGAATTCCTTTTAACCTTATAGGCTGTTTCTAGCCTGTTTTTCTCAAAACTGCCCTAAAACGTAAAGTTCGGGCAGTTTTTTTGTTCGGGGAATAGCTAATTTGCGTTGTCTATCGTTTGACTAAATATTGAATTATTTTTTAATTGGACCTAATATGTTTGCTATGGAAAATGCCGCGTCGTCTTATCCTTTGGTAGAAAAAGAAATCGTTCCTGACCTGCAGTTCAGTACCCAGGATGTGCTCCCAGACGAAGCCTCCCAGAAAAAGCGCCTGCATGACCTGAACCGCGCCAGCCTGCTGGGCAATGGCTACCACGGGAAAGTAGAGATCACGTTTCAGGTGGCCTCCGGCGAAGTCTATAGAATGCAGACCACCATCTGGCAAGCCGACGAAGATTTCACCTCCCTCAAATCTGGCGCCTCATTGCCAACCAAAGCTATTCTGGGAGTGGAGTTCTTTTAATGAAATCCATTTCCCTTTCGGCTCAGCCGATATAAAACAGCAATGCCCCGGTCCTACAACCAGGGCATTGCTGTTTTAGGGTGATAGAGGTGTTTACAGCCTGTTCAGCACTTTCAGGATCAGGTCATCTACCACCTCTTCATGGTTGGCGGCAAACTGATTGGTGATGCGGTTGGCCACAATGGCGTTCAGCGACAATACCTCATGGCCCAGCAAACGGCCCAGACTATAGATACCGGCGGTCTCCATCTCAAAGTTGGTGAACCGCACGTCCTCAAACCTGAAGCTGCTCAGCTTCTGGATCACGTCCTCAATCTTGGGTTGCAGGCGAAGCAATCGGCCCTGCGGGCCATAGAACCCGGGGCAGGTGACGGTGTTGCCATGGATCATATCAAAAGCCAATTGCTCGCGCAACAGATCAGAGCCCTTGGCGCAGTACGGCAGGAACCCAAGGCCCAGCGCCAACTGCAGGTTTACGGCAATCTCGGTTTCATACCCCGTCTCCATGAGCGGATAGAATTGCATAAGCGTATCCAGGCCCAGGGCGTATTCCGTAGCCAGGTGACTGCCCAGCGGCACGTCTTCCTGCAGGGATCCCGAGGTACCGATGCGCACTATTCTCAGAGATATCCGGTCGTCATGTTCCAGGGCCTCACGGCTTACAAAGTCAATGTTCACCAGGGCGTCCAGCTCATTGAACACAATGTCAATGTTGTCTGTGCCGATGCCCGTGGACACCACCGAGATGCGCTTGCCTTTGTAATACCCGGTGTGGGTCACAAACTCGCGCTTGGCCACCTGCACCTCAATGGAATCAAAATGGCGGCTTACCCGTTCCACCCGGTCCTGGTCACCCACGGTGATGATGGTATCTGAGATCTGCTCAGGCAAAAGGTTGAGATGGTAGATGCTACCGTCTGGGTTCAGGATTAATTCAGACTCCGGGATGCGGGCCATAGGTTCATAGTTTTAGGTGGTGGACTTTATAATAGAAGGCTTTCTGTCCCCTATTTAATAGTATGATTTAAAATCATCAAAGCTTTTTTTGTTGCTTCTTCATCTAATCCTTTAAATGAACTTGTCAATACACATTTTTCCAAAATGGAATTTGGCAATCCTCTGATAGAAGAATCATCATCAAGTACTACATAGGTTTCGTCTCCAATTAGAGAGTTTACCCATTCTTGGATTTCATCAGCACGGCTAACTAAAGTACCGATAGTTGTTATCTGGTTAATTTTTGAAACTGAAGTAGAATATATACCCCTCCGCTCAAAAATCTTTCTCCATTCTTGTTCTGAGTAGCTTATCCTGTGAGACGACGTCAGCACAATCTCTGCACCCGTTTCCTCCATAAGCTTTTTCAAGTTTTCTGTAGCAAAGGCGTTGAACTTCATAAAGCCGTCTGCTTCAGACTCCACTGGTCTCCAACTTGGTGTAGTTACCAGAACGCCATCAATATCCAACAGAATTTTCATCAAACGACGTCTTGGCAACTTAAAAGAAAAGCGCCTGACAGTGCTGAAGGGTAGCAACATCAGGCGCTTTCTTTCTATTGTTGTTTTATCTTACAGGGCCTTGGGCTGCTCCGTCTTGCGGCGGTTCAGACCTTTGTACGGGTTGTAGCCGTTGGTGTTCTTCTGGTAATACCCGGTGCCGTCATAGGGGCGTTTGTCGGGGTGCTCCTGGCAGGTGGTGGAGCAGGCGCCGTCCATCTTGGTGCCGCAGCTCTCACAGATGGGCACGTGCAGGTTGCAGTGCGGGTTGGCGCAGTTCACCATCCTCGCCGAAGGCGTCTCGCACACGTGGCACCTGGAAATCACCACCGGATTCACGGTATTCACCTCCACGGCCACGCGGTTGTCAAACACGTAGCACTTGCCCTCGAAGTCCTCACCGCCGGCCTCCATGCCGTATTTGATGATGCCGCCGTGCAGCTGGTACACGTTCTCAAAGCCTTTCTCCAGCAGGAACGCACTCGCTTTTTCGCACTTGATGCCGCCGGTGCAGTACGTCAGGATTTTCTTGCCCTCGTACTTCTCCTTCAGTTCATCTATCTTC
This Rufibacter radiotolerans DNA region includes the following protein-coding sequences:
- the trhO gene encoding oxygen-dependent tRNA uridine(34) hydroxylase TrhO, yielding MKTYSILLYYYYTKIEDPELFREEHHLLCLKLNLLGRIIVAPEGLNGTVSGLTEDCEAYMAAVKADPRFASIDFKVDYADAHAFTKLHVRHKPEIVHAGLRNIDPTERTGVHLSPTEFRDMKDQDDVVVLDVRSDYEHSMGKFKNAVTLDIENFREFPEKIDELKEKYEGKKILTYCTGGIKCEKASAFLLEKGFENVYQLHGGIIKYGMEAGGEDFEGKCYVFDNRVAVEVNTVNPVVISRCHVCETPSARMVNCANPHCNLHVPICESCGTKMDGACSTTCQEHPDKRPYDGTGYYQKNTNGYNPYKGLNRRKTEQPKAL
- a CDS encoding HAD domain-containing protein, with protein sequence MKILLDIDGVLVTTPSWRPVESEADGFMKFNAFATENLKKLMEETGAEIVLTSSHRISYSEQEWRKIFERRGIYSTSVSKINQITTIGTLVSRADEIQEWVNSLIGDETYVVLDDDSSIRGLPNSILEKCVLTSSFKGLDEEATKKALMILNHTIK
- a CDS encoding nucleoside phosphorylase; amino-acid sequence: MARIPESELILNPDGSIYHLNLLPEQISDTIITVGDQDRVERVSRHFDSIEVQVAKREFVTHTGYYKGKRISVVSTGIGTDNIDIVFNELDALVNIDFVSREALEHDDRISLRIVRIGTSGSLQEDVPLGSHLATEYALGLDTLMQFYPLMETGYETEIAVNLQLALGLGFLPYCAKGSDLLREQLAFDMIHGNTVTCPGFYGPQGRLLRLQPKIEDVIQKLSSFRFEDVRFTNFEMETAGIYSLGRLLGHEVLSLNAIVANRITNQFAANHEEVVDDLILKVLNRL